The following is a genomic window from Nymphaea colorata isolate Beijing-Zhang1983 chromosome 3, ASM883128v2, whole genome shotgun sequence.
GCATATTTCGCTATTTCCACGCCAACCAGGTATGCAACGGTCTCTTTGGAACTCCATAAAAACCCAGTTATGCAATAGGAAATCAATGGAGACGGCAGAACTTCCAAAGAGGGGAGCCTCAGCCTTCCTTATCAAAGGTCCTGTCCACTGGGCTCTGAGCCTCTGAAAGATATGCTCTGTGTAGAGAAGATGGGGCATCAAGAAGGCAAAATATGGGGGAGAGAAAGCAAAAGGGCACCCAAAAAACCCCCATGGCATTATCGGCTGATATGTAGAGCCATGTGCCCACCTTTGTCTAGGTGGAGGTTTCCACGATGCAAGAATAGAGGGTCAAGGGTTATGTTGTGTGCCTAGCGTGTGAGTTGGGGGAATTAGGCATAGATGACCATGGGGTTTTGGCGACGACTCCTCTTAATATCAGCTGGTCGAAGATCTTCTCAGTTGCCAGTTTTCTGCAACAACCACACGCAGAGGAACTCTAAGTCTGCTTCTCCTACTCATAAGATCAGTTACCTGTGGGAGCATTTAAGAGGAGCAACTGAATTGACCCAACACCATATCCAAAAGAACTATTGTGTTAAATGGGCCAGGTTAAGTGGCTCTGTTCAATGCTTAaataagcatgaaaacattCACTTCATTACTTCTTATAACCACTTACCCAAGAGATTCTCTGATCCACTTATACACACCAAATACTTTGTGGGTGGATCTGATACAAATAAATTTAGGGCTGAAATATGTGGAAGACATTCCGTtggtgatgaagatgaaaaatctGGTCAATGTGGTGCTGCAGGAGAAAGTTGCTGGGTATTCTACAACTTGTTCTTGAACAGTGCAGACATCACTTCAATCCAAGTTATCGTCTTCAAGTATGTGATGAGCTCCTCACTTTTGCTTCATCCTTGGTTCCTGTCAGTGAAATGCCCCTTGATCTTCTCTTACAATTTCTTCCATCTTTCCCACgtgaatttaaatatataaacgGTTCCTAGAGGGAAAAGATTTGTCTTGGCTCTATGAAGATAGTATGGCATCTTTTTGCAATGAAAGTTCTCTTTGGAAGAGGTTGTGTGACTTTCCTGAATAATTTATTGCAAATAATTCTTCTTGTACTTTTGTTAGAATTGATGACGAGCACTTGAGTGTGTGGAAATTAGAGGCTCAAAGATGGGCGAGGACGCTTTTCCTTGTTGGGACAAAACATAGCCATTTTGAGCATACCTTTTCTTTTGTCAGAAGGTACAATTTGACTATTGGCCCAGAAGATCAAGGTACGCCATGGAACTCTACAAAGTTTATTCTTGTTCTCATCAGCTTGATCAAGGTCAATCAGAAAAAGCTGATTACTCACACTGCCAACATAGGTACTGAGATGAAAATATGCAATGGCTGTATAATGATGGGAAAGGATTTTCATTTGATTGGTGCCTTATTGGATAATTTCTTAGAGTCATTCCAACATATTTTGGAGGAGCTTGTTTCCCTTGCAAGACCAGCATCTGTTGTATTGCAGTCCTGCAATATGCCAGAAAGTGTTGATTTAGCTAGTTCTGTATTGGGAAAgcttggggggggggggggcagtCAACGAAGATTGTCCACCCCTTCAGCTACTTCTTTGAAGCAAGCGGTCACATCTTTGAGGGCTATCACTTCCCTATTGAAGTTATATGTTCATTCAGAGGAAGGCCTGGTTACTTCAGCAGTTGAATTTTGGTGGAGTTACACTTGGAATGTGATTACATTGCTGCATCCTGTCACAGATGCTGGAGCAGAAGTTCAAGCCTTGGCTGTTACACTTCTTCCTAGAGACATTCACATATTAATGATGAATGGCAATCCTATAGTTGGAGAGTCAGAAACGAGAATCATATCGGATTCTTTAGCGAACAAGTTTTTTTACCGTATCAATGACTTGCAATAGGAATGCTAGATCGCAGTCAGCGAGTTGTTTTGATTCACTGGAAGTGGTGCAGCCTCAATTCATTGCTACTCATCCCCTACTGCATAGTTAATAGTGGAGATCACAAGGAACCCTGAAGATCAAATGCAACTCTTAATCGAGTTCTTGTTGATGTTGTTGACAGCTTTGCAAATGCAAGTGAAGGTTCTTTCCTTCCTATGCTGAGATCAATTAAATTGGTAATGCAGTTGCAATCTTCAGCTTGGGGTACACTGATCGCATGGATAGAAAAAAATGCAGCACAACACTGACGGGAAGGACTACCCTCATTCGACAATGGTTCCTTATCAAACtatcacaccttgaggacaaggtgtttttcGAAGGAGGGAGTAATGTTACTTACAGTCTAGGGTGCGGATCGGCAACTGGGTCTACTAGACTGACCCAGAAGATTACTATGAATAAGGGAATTGTGGGGGTCATTAGGGTTATCGGATGAAATGAGGTTTCTCCTCTGGTGAGGGGGTGGCCCTAACTTGTTTAGggcagtgtgtgtgtgtgagtttGTGTGGATTACCTTGTAAGAGGAGGTAGTTAGCAGGTGGCTGCTAACAAAAAGTCACTAAGACTGCCATACTGAAACAAACACGACACTGTCAAGGAGTTCGAAGAACCATTGAGGGTGCAATagttagtaaagatatcagtaTCAGCAATGGTTCACGAGTATTGTCAAGtcctttttcaaattatatCATGGAAACACTGAGATACACAGATACACCATGACTCCAAAAAAATCGAAGTCAAAATCTTGTAAATGACTAACACCTATATGTACTAACGAAGCTATGATTTTATTCCAGTATGATGCCAAGATACAATCAAGATAAGCAAAATCATGATCTGaaaggctatgtcacatggactcttCAGAAAAGGGGCCGCAGCCGTGTCGACACAACGCTGGTACTGGTGCTGCTCCGACACGCACCCCAACCGcatcctttcttatgcaagatcaaaatatttttcatttttttttcttctccctgtccctttctttctttatgtatagtagTAAAAGTAAAAAGGAATGACAGATTAAGCTAAAGAACAAGCTGAAcgtatatatattatgaatagatacatttatatatataaaataaatatattatatgtatacacCCTCGCCGTACCCttgcacccaaattttttaggATACGTCGCATCGGCACCCGCACcctgcactcatgtgacatagctgaaAGGATATATGCTGAAAGTACGAGATGAGACATACCACAGCAAtgtccaaaaaataaaacaaagtcCTTATATTGATGCATGGAACTGTTGAGCATGTGAAATGAAACTCCAAACACAAATCCACTTACATTCCTCACATCAGCATCTCTAACATCCAGGTCGGTTGTAACTAGCATAAATTTCACCTTTGTGTTTGTCAGGTATCCATACCTGCATTTATGAGAAACAAACAACTAATATCAATAGAAAATACAAGAAGGAAAGGGTAGGAAGCATATAAGCAACAAAGACAAGAACAACAGGAGAGTCCTCATCAGCTTACACTTTATAATTCTCAGTTGGATAAAGAAGGCCAAGGAATGTCTCATTAAATGTGGAACCAGCTTTCTTCGGGTTGTTTACTGATTTTTGGTAAGGAACAAGTACACCAAAAGAATAAGTTGTAAGCAGTTTGCAGGTAAACCCAGTATTGATGCACAACTTTTTAAGATCAAGATGCAAGAAGTCTCTGATTAGGAAATTCATCAAAACTAACTGAGATGCATTttctaattaagaaatttatcaaagaCTAACTAATAAAACCTCTGTATTTCATGAAAGCGTCATAAAAGAAATCTCTTATCAAGTATCACAATGCTTTCATGCACAAGTTCGTAATAGGTTCATGCAGTTAAGGCTTCCATCATAATGTTATCTACACAGGTGTAGCACTATTTTCTCTAATGTCTTTTTGCCCACATAAGCATTACGAAGTGTTTGTAGATATCTAACAGTTAAGGATGATAGCACCAGCAAATTTGTCGTGCATTTGCCTTTATGTTACAGAAAGataaatgtcatattactatgTTACGTTATTTGCAAATAATCTAGCTTAGCAGCATTATTATGACTTCTAGTTCACAAGATAGTAGTTTATACCCTTCCTCTCCTGTGAATGTAAGGTGGCCTCTACAGTGAGGATTTTGGTAGGATTTAGTCAAAGGGCTGGGACCTCCATAATCATTGTAACCCTAATATCAATGCCAACACACACTATCCTTACAAATCCATATGGTAACCAGCAACAAGAATGCAGCAAAGAGATCTGAGAACAATTTTGTAAAGGACCAGCAATGAGGGCATGGATATAAGCTGGCTTTGTTTGCCATGATCTCCTTACAAGAGATCACCAATGAGTTAATATGAGCAACCCTTTCAGATAAAAAAAGGAGACCTTTTATTAAAGTTGTTCTTTTGTcatatttccagaaaaattaaaacatccACAAGATCTTACTGCATTAACTGTCAACTTTTGGATGTCACAAGGAATTGGCAGCAGATCACAAGATAAATAAAAAGGTATCCccaataaaaagaataaatgcATAGAAACCCAAGATTTTGCTGCCTATCCAGACCAGAAATGCTAAAGAAAAAGTGCAGACCATTTGCCCAGACGACAGAGTACCTCTCTCATCAATGACATCAAGGGAGCAGTGAACGATGTGATGCAATTTGAGGGCATCGTCTGCATCTGTAAAACTTTGAAGGTAGAGAGGATTGTTCTGCAGATAGAGATCAAGTGAGAGACAAAAGGTGGGGGGGAGAGAGATGGAGGTGAAATGAACAGTCAACTGCAACTCACTTGGTGTCCAACTACTGCTACGCAGACAATCATTATACCTCACAATGGTGGGCAATCCAGCAGCAAATTGGCCAACTGTGAGTCAGTAGTGTTTGCTACTCTGTGCCCAAGATATACTCAGTTAGGAGATGTAAAACTCCAGAAAGAGCCTAGGGGACCACCAAACATGACACTTGACCATACTGCTACAGTTAGTTAACAAGAAGTTTCACtagataa
Proteins encoded in this region:
- the LOC116251428 gene encoding uncharacterized protein LOC116251428, which gives rise to MIVCVAVVGHQNNPLYLQSFTDADDALKLHHIVHCSLDVIDERVNNPKKAGSTFNETFLGLLYPTENYKVYGYLTNTKVKFMLVTTDLDVRDADVRNFFRKFHSAYVDAVSNPFHVPGKKISSATFADRVSTIVKSFGSTAAV